In the Anaerostipes caccae L1-92 genome, TTTTTCGGTTCCAACAGTCCATAAATTCCATTTTCCAGCTGTTCCATCCCCTTGATTTCCCTGACTTCCATGATACCCGGTTCGGTACATAACGGAACACCCACAGTTTTTCCCTGTCGGAAGCACTCTTCTAAAATCTTTTCCGTGGACACCTCTTTTCCAACGGATATATAACAGAAAACGGTTTCGGCTCTCTTAAATTCCGGTAACTCTAAGATAATCTCCTGTATCTTTTCATCTGATTCCTGCATGTATTCTGTGGATAACTTTTTCAGCTTTTCCCTGATCTGTTGACGGACCATCTTTTTATCTTCCATAAATTTATCTCCTTTGCTTTCAGAATACTTTCTTACCAGAAAGAATAGCATAACAATAAATGAAGTGGGTACACTTGTGCTAAATACCTTCTCATATTATAATAAAAAAACTGCTTATTTATTAATTAAGCTGCTTATAATCCCCATGAAAGGATGTGTTTATATGTCATCAGCCAGAGAAAAACTCTATACCACTGAAGATATTTATGCTATGCACAATGGTACAAGGGCAGAGCTGATTAACGGACACATTTATTATATGGCACCGCCCACCAGAAATCATCAAAAAATTATAAGCAAATTAAATCAATATATAGCAAACTACATTGACAGTTCAAACGATTCATGTGAAGTCTATCCTGCACCTTTTGCAGTCTTTCTCAATAATGATGACATGAATTATGTAGAACCTGATATATCTGTGATCTGTGATAAAAACAAGCTGGATAACAGGGGATGCCATGGGGCTCCGGATTGGATTATTGAAATTGTTTCACAGAGCAGCAGGCGCATGGATTACAGTATCAAGCTTTTTAA is a window encoding:
- a CDS encoding Uma2 family endonuclease → MSSAREKLYTTEDIYAMHNGTRAELINGHIYYMAPPTRNHQKIISKLNQYIANYIDSSNDSCEVYPAPFAVFLNNDDMNYVEPDISVICDKNKLDNRGCHGAPDWIIEIVSQSSRRMDYSIKLFKYRSAGVREYWIVDPEKSRIMVHDLMNEDITEYTFHDSVKSKIYENLIIDFRKIDL
- a CDS encoding 5-formyltetrahydrofolate cyclo-ligase, with amino-acid sequence MEDKKMVRQQIREKLKKLSTEYMQESDEKIQEIILELPEFKRAETVFCYISVGKEVSTEKILEECFRQGKTVGVPLCTEPGIMEVREIKGMEQLENGIYGLLEPKKDTLLIRKKEIQLGIIPCVSADLCGKRLGHGAGYYDRYLSDADFYKVLLCRRKLLWEKIPTDDYDVSMDLVITD